A window of the Streptomyces finlayi genome harbors these coding sequences:
- a CDS encoding ribonuclease Z, producing MSVRELVVLGTASQVPTRHRNHNGYLLRWDGEGILFDPGEGTQRQMLRAGAAAHDINRICVTHFHGDHSLGLAGVIQRINLDRVPHPVTAHYPASGQRFFERLRYATAYRETVRLTEAPVAADGPLAVTDAYTLDSHRLSHPVESYGYRLTEPDGRRMLPAKLAEYGIRGPDVGRIQREGSLGGVTLDAVSERRRGQRFAFVMDTRLCDGVYALAEGCDLLVIESTFLDEDERLATDHGHLTAGQAARAAAEAGVRHLVLTHFSQRYDDPGVFEAQARAAGFTGELTVARDLMRIPVPTRHL from the coding sequence ATGTCCGTACGCGAACTGGTCGTCCTCGGCACCGCGAGTCAGGTCCCGACCCGGCACCGCAACCACAACGGCTATCTGCTGCGGTGGGACGGCGAGGGCATCCTCTTCGATCCCGGCGAGGGCACCCAGCGCCAGATGCTGCGGGCCGGAGCCGCCGCGCACGACATCAACCGGATCTGCGTCACGCACTTCCACGGGGACCACTCGCTGGGACTGGCCGGGGTGATCCAGCGCATCAACCTCGACCGGGTGCCGCACCCCGTCACCGCGCACTACCCCGCGAGCGGACAGCGCTTCTTCGAGCGGCTGCGGTACGCCACCGCCTACCGCGAGACCGTACGGCTGACCGAGGCGCCCGTCGCCGCCGACGGGCCCCTCGCCGTCACGGACGCGTACACCCTGGACAGTCACCGGCTGTCCCACCCCGTCGAGTCCTACGGCTACCGGCTGACCGAGCCCGACGGCCGGCGCATGCTCCCCGCGAAACTCGCCGAGTACGGCATCAGGGGACCGGACGTCGGCCGCATCCAGCGTGAGGGCTCCCTCGGCGGAGTCACGCTCGACGCCGTGTCCGAGCGCAGACGGGGACAGCGGTTCGCCTTCGTCATGGACACCAGACTGTGCGACGGCGTGTACGCGCTCGCCGAGGGCTGCGACCTGCTCGTCATCGAGTCGACCTTCCTCGACGAGGACGAGCGGCTCGCCACCGACCACGGCCATCTGACCGCCGGGCAGGCAGCCCGGGCGGCAGCCGAGGCGGGCGTGCGGCACCTCGTGCTGACCCACTTCTCCCAGCGGTACGACGACCCGGGCGTCTTCGAGGCCCAGGCCAGAGCCGCCGGCTTCACGGGTGAACTGACCGTCGCCCGGGACCTGATGCGTATCCCCGTGCCCACCAGGCACCTCTGA